From Paenibacillus sp. V4I7, one genomic window encodes:
- a CDS encoding glycosyltransferase, protein MRKQVVKQPIVRRKVKKKLINSKRASRTFHHRTVSFARWGREAGKQDACSQSIEHAGYQKKALNALWVEKLRNNVFDPKKWDTYHRAARGYVEGYCLKLGMPKYDWVLLPTNKSVAVIMTVMNEEATMQGLIEQLNRLPFDEIIIVVNGSQDQTYQKARQLSHATIIYYPHPLGHDIGRSLGAKVAQSEILLFIDGDIPLRAEELVPFIYAVDQGMDVALNNIMPYIPLFSERDAVSHVKEFLNRSLRRPDLQVNSLTSVPHAISRHALNTVGYADLSVPPKAQASAILNGLRIGAPYSINVISKNRRNKHNTSSSNPVANMIIGDHVEALKYAKSFKGNRLTFPDNFRNRKLLRGG, encoded by the coding sequence ATGCGTAAACAAGTTGTAAAGCAACCCATAGTTCGAAGAAAGGTAAAGAAAAAGCTTATAAATAGCAAAAGAGCAAGCCGCACTTTCCATCACCGCACAGTTTCATTTGCAAGATGGGGAAGAGAAGCAGGAAAGCAAGATGCATGTTCCCAAAGTATTGAGCATGCAGGGTATCAGAAAAAGGCACTGAATGCGTTATGGGTTGAAAAATTGAGAAATAATGTGTTTGATCCCAAAAAATGGGATACTTATCATCGTGCAGCACGAGGATATGTAGAAGGGTATTGCTTGAAATTGGGTATGCCAAAGTACGACTGGGTTCTACTTCCTACGAATAAATCGGTTGCTGTCATTATGACGGTTATGAATGAAGAAGCAACCATGCAGGGATTGATTGAACAGTTAAACCGTTTACCATTCGATGAAATAATAATTGTTGTGAACGGTTCACAGGATCAAACCTATCAGAAAGCAAGGCAGCTATCTCATGCAACAATCATCTATTATCCCCATCCACTAGGTCATGATATTGGAAGAAGCCTGGGTGCCAAAGTCGCTCAATCTGAAATTTTATTATTTATAGATGGGGATATACCACTGAGGGCAGAAGAACTTGTTCCATTCATATATGCAGTTGATCAAGGAATGGATGTTGCTTTGAACAATATTATGCCTTATATTCCTTTGTTTTCTGAGCGTGATGCAGTTTCGCATGTAAAGGAGTTTCTAAATCGGTCGTTGAGACGTCCTGATCTCCAGGTTAACTCGCTAACCTCTGTCCCCCACGCTATCTCTAGACATGCATTAAATACGGTTGGCTATGCTGATTTATCAGTCCCACCAAAGGCTCAGGCGAGTGCTATTCTTAATGGTCTTCGTATCGGTGCGCCTTACAGCATTAATGTTATTTCTAAAAATCGGCGAAACAAGCATAATACAAGTTCAAGCAATCCAGTAGCCAATATGATAATTGGTGATCATGTCGAGGCGCTTAAATATGCAAAAAGCTTTAAAGGAAATCGCCTGACGTTTCCGGATAACTTTCGAAATCGCAAATTGCTAAGAGGGGGATGA
- a CDS encoding nucleoside-diphosphate sugar epimerase: MEQQVTMIISHIAGSHSEMSRILEAKRSVSTQMASIANDIPDSHPHFEGLVMLQEQALQLTKNITAYLNSLANLEEAIAQQTEIVMKEIKEPDNEE, translated from the coding sequence GTGGAACAGCAAGTCACAATGATTATTTCTCACATTGCAGGCTCGCATAGCGAGATGTCTAGAATCTTGGAGGCGAAGCGAAGTGTTTCGACGCAAATGGCCTCGATAGCCAACGATATACCTGACTCGCATCCTCATTTTGAAGGCTTGGTCATGCTGCAGGAACAAGCCTTACAATTGACCAAAAATATAACTGCTTATTTAAACAGCCTAGCTAATTTGGAAGAGGCTATCGCACAGCAAACGGAAATTGTCATGAAAGAAATAAAAGAGCCTGATAATGAGGAATAG
- a CDS encoding restriction endonuclease subunit S, with protein MNRNDLYLQMLDATAKLQRDIALILEARALEAEKSRNWICNHINSTSLEGHENQMKQTGEIHEYVIELIDGLTKMENSLNRHMQALLGQNDSGEGVGGDGSNGMGNLFSFGEDEK; from the coding sequence TTGAATAGAAATGATCTGTACCTGCAAATGCTGGATGCTACAGCAAAGTTGCAGCGTGATATTGCTTTAATACTAGAAGCAAGAGCCTTAGAGGCGGAGAAATCGCGCAACTGGATTTGCAATCATATTAATTCTACGAGTTTAGAGGGGCACGAAAATCAGATGAAGCAAACCGGAGAGATTCATGAGTATGTGATTGAGCTTATCGATGGCTTGACGAAGATGGAGAACTCCTTAAACCGACATATGCAGGCTCTTCTTGGACAAAATGACTCGGGAGAAGGAGTGGGGGGAGACGGTTCGAACGGAATGGGTAACTTATTTTCGTTTGGTGAGGATGAGAAATAA
- a CDS encoding glycosyltransferase family 2 protein has product MKRSKSPYRNSVTPKVSVIIPVMNEKRTLSRVIREAYRVHPQTEVIVVDNGSTDGSRGIAVSSGAKVIHFDEPLGHDVGRSIGAMQAKGDILLFMDGDFVVRASNLKTLVHAVLGGVDVALNSYLGFVHKSDVHSVVLAKHTLNTILSHQELRGASMTTIPHAISRRALELIGHEALAVPPLAQAMAIHRGLNVKAVHYINVRANPIKRKRKGRNDPLMDLITGDHLEAIGWLLEQTNERGNQTDFMRRREIVR; this is encoded by the coding sequence ATGAAACGTTCAAAATCACCTTATCGTAATAGTGTGACGCCTAAGGTTTCGGTCATTATTCCTGTTATGAACGAAAAAAGGACGCTGTCCAGAGTGATCCGTGAAGCCTATCGAGTTCACCCTCAAACAGAAGTCATAGTCGTTGATAACGGCTCAACGGATGGATCGAGAGGTATAGCAGTAAGCTCCGGTGCTAAGGTGATTCACTTTGATGAACCTCTTGGTCACGATGTGGGTCGAAGTATTGGCGCGATGCAGGCCAAAGGAGACATTCTATTATTCATGGATGGAGACTTTGTAGTGCGCGCTTCAAACTTGAAGACTCTCGTTCATGCGGTTTTAGGCGGAGTAGATGTGGCGCTAAACAGTTATTTGGGTTTTGTTCATAAATCGGATGTTCATAGTGTGGTTCTTGCCAAGCATACACTAAATACGATTTTGTCCCATCAAGAGCTGAGAGGCGCTTCCATGACAACTATACCGCATGCAATTAGCAGAAGAGCTCTGGAATTAATAGGACATGAGGCGTTAGCGGTTCCTCCGCTTGCACAAGCAATGGCCATTCACAGAGGTCTTAATGTCAAAGCTGTACATTATATTAATGTTCGAGCCAATCCCATAAAGCGTAAAAGAAAAGGTAGAAATGATCCTCTGATGGATCTCATTACAGGCGATCATTTGGAAGCTATTGGTTGGCTGCTTGAACAAACCAATGAGCGAGGGAATCAAACGGATTTCATGAGACGCAGGGAAATTGTGAGGTGA
- a CDS encoding peptidase G2 autoproteolytic cleavage domain-containing protein produces MAFCNAQALGACSEAEGNNTIASGGSSHAEGLQTVANATASHAEGYLTRATGPASHAEGGAANAIGLYSHAEGRSTRSFGDHSHAEGLLTVASGLNAHAEGELTEASGLDSHAEGLETTASGQSSHAEGENNSAIGRAAHAEGNLTAAGGLAAHAEGQSTNAGGDLSHAEGNQTTASGQSSHAEGALTTASGFTSHAQGVSTIANSFVSHAEGQSTSTNNLEGVHIMGQFGSANELSYSWYLANGTSAATPGLAAKILSNGNVKIDGTVSSPAADYAEMFETVDGKPIEPGYFVTVEEDKVRIAVSSDFFVIGITSATPAFLSDSGELRWKHKFLTDEWGRILYEDVIIPAEFGETGTVITPERMVRRPLLNPAWHPAEEYTSRLERPEWVAVGLLGKLLVRDDGTCRAGGYCRPNHNGIATSVESGYYVLRRTLPNQILVLVR; encoded by the coding sequence ATGGCATTTTGCAACGCTCAAGCTTTGGGAGCTTGTTCTGAAGCTGAGGGAAATAATACGATAGCAAGTGGCGGATCTTCCCATGCGGAAGGACTCCAAACGGTCGCTAACGCGACAGCATCACACGCGGAGGGATATTTAACTCGGGCCACGGGTCCCGCTTCTCATGCGGAAGGCGGGGCTGCCAACGCCATCGGACTCTATTCTCACGCGGAAGGGAGAAGCACCCGTTCGTTCGGGGATCATTCCCATGCCGAAGGGTTATTGACGGTTGCAAGCGGATTAAATGCCCATGCGGAAGGCGAATTGACGGAGGCTAGTGGTTTGGATTCCCACGCCGAAGGGCTAGAAACAACAGCTTCCGGCCAGAGCTCTCATGCGGAGGGGGAGAATAACTCCGCCATTGGAAGAGCGGCCCATGCCGAAGGGAATTTAACGGCAGCAGGCGGTTTGGCCGCCCATGCGGAAGGCCAAAGTACGAATGCAGGCGGAGATTTGTCTCACGCCGAAGGCAACCAGACGACGGCGAGCGGCCAAAGCTCACACGCCGAAGGAGCCCTTACGACTGCAAGCGGCTTCACCTCCCACGCACAGGGAGTCTCTACGATTGCAAACAGCTTCGTCTCTCATGCGGAAGGCCAAAGCACCTCAACAAACAATTTAGAAGGTGTTCATATTATGGGACAATTTGGGTCTGCAAACGAGCTGTCGTACTCTTGGTATTTGGCGAATGGGACAAGTGCCGCCACACCTGGCTTAGCTGCAAAAATATTGAGCAACGGCAACGTGAAAATAGATGGAACGGTCAGTAGTCCGGCGGCGGATTATGCGGAAATGTTTGAAACCGTTGATGGAAAGCCGATCGAACCGGGGTATTTCGTAACGGTTGAGGAAGATAAAGTCCGTATTGCCGTTTCTTCGGATTTTTTCGTAATCGGAATCACTAGCGCAACCCCTGCTTTTTTATCCGACAGCGGGGAGCTCAGGTGGAAACACAAATTTTTGACGGATGAATGGGGGAGAATTTTATATGAGGATGTAATCATTCCCGCCGAATTCGGAGAAACAGGTACGGTCATAACACCGGAGCGTATGGTAAGGCGGCCTCTTTTGAATCCGGCTTGGCACCCTGCTGAGGAATATACGTCTCGTTTGGAAAGACCGGAATGGGTAGCAGTAGGATTGCTTGGCAAGCTACTTGTGCGTGACGATGGAACCTGCCGAGCAGGGGGATATTGCAGGCCGAACCACAACGGTATCGCTACATCCGTCGAGAGCGGCTATTACGTCTTGAGAAGAACGCTCCCTAATCAAATTCTGGTCCTGGTCCGTTAA
- a CDS encoding anthranilate phosphoribosyltransferase, with product MISLLKEVGRGKRGARDLTYEEASQAAELILTGAATQAQMGAFLVAERIKMESPEELKAFIDALRQRIQTYPIPGSMDCAGPYDGRSRTFIATLPTAFVLAACGLPTTLHGSPSMPPKWGITLSDVLAALEVPALDASREALISAAARTGFLFAPTENWCAPLGELRELRKELGLRTVFNTAEKLLRFTEAPFMAVGVFHGTVFEKITNLLIELGVSHGIVVQGMEGSEDLSVDKRTRTYLIQEGASELFIVDPEIYELMVEVPEIEWTAQLQGETALSVLRGEAELPYLNMVLLNSAVRLWVSKKAGSIEEGIYLARHAIEQGAALQKFTEWTEAIKPVSAT from the coding sequence ATGATATCCTTATTAAAAGAAGTAGGCCGCGGAAAACGCGGAGCCAGAGATCTTACCTATGAAGAGGCTTCCCAAGCAGCGGAGCTCATACTAACCGGAGCCGCTACACAAGCTCAAATGGGGGCTTTTCTCGTTGCAGAACGCATCAAAATGGAATCCCCCGAAGAGTTGAAAGCCTTCATCGATGCCTTGCGCCAGCGTATCCAAACCTATCCAATACCAGGCAGCATGGATTGCGCAGGACCTTATGATGGACGCTCACGTACGTTCATCGCGACTTTACCGACTGCGTTCGTTCTCGCGGCTTGCGGACTTCCCACTACACTGCACGGCAGTCCTAGCATGCCACCAAAATGGGGCATCACGCTGTCCGATGTGCTAGCGGCTCTTGAAGTACCCGCGCTTGACGCGTCACGTGAAGCGCTCATATCAGCTGCAGCGCGAACAGGCTTCCTGTTCGCACCGACGGAGAACTGGTGTGCACCGCTTGGCGAGCTGCGCGAACTTCGCAAGGAACTCGGTCTGCGAACCGTGTTCAACACAGCAGAGAAACTGCTGCGCTTTACGGAAGCTCCCTTCATGGCTGTCGGTGTGTTTCACGGTACTGTGTTCGAGAAAATCACCAATTTATTAATCGAATTAGGCGTCTCTCACGGTATTGTTGTGCAGGGTATGGAAGGCTCCGAAGACCTTTCCGTAGACAAGCGCACACGGACGTACCTCATTCAAGAGGGCGCCAGTGAATTATTCATTGTTGATCCTGAGATTTACGAATTAATGGTCGAGGTGCCGGAGATTGAATGGACCGCTCAGCTGCAAGGAGAAACGGCATTATCCGTTCTTCGCGGAGAAGCCGAGCTCCCCTATCTGAATATGGTTTTATTGAACAGTGCCGTGCGTCTGTGGGTTTCCAAGAAGGCAGGGTCCATTGAAGAAGGTATTTATTTGGCCCGACATGCGATTGAGCAAGGGGCTGCCCTGCAAAAATTCACCGAGTGGACGGAAGCGATTAAGCCGGTATCCGCCACTTAA
- a CDS encoding sulfotransferase family protein: protein MNSSRAIGIIGSGRSGTSLVTKELELLGVHLGGPLDFIPPDNTNPDGFWENKHIVGIQQLIFKKLGWSWEGLNLLPPDWKSRSELVVLKEQLKKYISDNFFHKSLWGWKDPRTCSLLPIWEELLQELKMIASYVIVIRNPLDVAHSLYRCDPRISLDHALHIWTFRTLSSLYWTESNQRVVIHYDQMIEDWEGTLKQAANRLSIPWPQPEKQVEKEMSRIIKPQLRHSKTGEKALIESNHVSALTLNTYQLCMSAISYPDFLTDELMHQCVKQLFEQYTGQIISLK from the coding sequence ATGAACTCGTCACGTGCTATTGGAATCATAGGTTCTGGTCGTTCCGGAACATCGTTAGTAACGAAGGAGTTGGAGCTTCTCGGTGTTCATCTTGGTGGTCCTCTAGACTTTATACCTCCAGACAATACGAATCCCGATGGTTTCTGGGAAAACAAACATATTGTCGGCATCCAACAACTAATCTTTAAGAAACTGGGATGGAGTTGGGAGGGTTTGAATTTGCTTCCTCCAGATTGGAAGAGTCGTTCAGAGCTTGTTGTGTTGAAAGAGCAACTGAAGAAGTATATTTCTGATAACTTTTTTCATAAGTCTTTGTGGGGATGGAAAGATCCTAGAACTTGCTCCTTGCTTCCGATATGGGAAGAATTGCTTCAGGAATTAAAGATGATAGCGAGCTATGTCATTGTTATACGAAATCCACTCGATGTAGCCCATTCCCTTTACCGGTGTGATCCTCGGATTTCATTAGACCATGCGCTCCATATATGGACGTTCCGTACACTATCCTCTTTATATTGGACCGAGTCCAACCAACGAGTTGTCATCCATTATGATCAGATGATAGAGGATTGGGAAGGGACTTTGAAACAAGCGGCAAATCGTTTGAGCATTCCTTGGCCTCAACCTGAGAAACAGGTTGAAAAGGAAATGTCACGTATAATAAAACCTCAGCTTCGTCACAGTAAAACCGGAGAAAAAGCCTTAATTGAATCGAATCATGTATCCGCTCTTACCCTCAACACATATCAATTGTGCATGTCAGCTATATCATATCCGGATTTTTTGACGGATGAATTGATGCATCAGTGTGTCAAACAATTGTTTGAACAGTACACCGGTCAGATTATTTCTCTTAAGTAG
- a CDS encoding ketoacyl-ACP synthase III: MAVSSPLQARITAIGGYVPHRILSNADLQEMVDTNDEWIVQRTGIRERRIAEANEFTSHLCIAAVQNMLTRYPTSLNDVDLIIVATHTPDLPSTPVACQIQAHFGIPETGAYDLNATCSGFAYALHTASGLVAAGVHRKVLVVGGDSLSKITDYTDRSTCILFGDGAGAVIVEREEENPAFLAHYLGSDGTGSKHVYRTGLASELNGTPLTGEGKLVQNGREVYKYAVTTVPQGIEKLLTKSRLPITAIDWFIPHSANLRIIESVCEKSGIPFEKALYSLEYYGNTSAASIPLALDLGIKEGKVTAGDTLLIFGFGGGLTHAGLILRWG; this comes from the coding sequence ATGGCAGTCTCTTCCCCTTTACAAGCTCGAATCACAGCAATCGGCGGCTACGTGCCCCATCGCATACTAAGCAACGCGGATCTTCAGGAAATGGTCGATACGAATGATGAATGGATCGTTCAACGCACAGGGATTCGGGAACGTAGAATTGCAGAAGCGAATGAATTCACAAGTCATTTATGTATAGCAGCCGTACAAAATATGCTCACTAGATATCCGACTTCACTGAACGATGTTGATTTAATCATTGTCGCTACCCATACACCGGATCTGCCTTCCACCCCAGTCGCTTGCCAGATTCAAGCCCATTTCGGCATCCCTGAAACAGGTGCCTACGACCTCAATGCCACCTGCTCCGGGTTTGCTTATGCCTTGCATACAGCAAGCGGCCTTGTCGCTGCGGGGGTACACCGCAAGGTTCTCGTAGTCGGCGGGGATTCCTTATCCAAAATTACAGACTATACGGACCGTTCCACCTGCATTCTTTTCGGTGATGGTGCCGGAGCTGTGATTGTTGAAAGGGAAGAAGAAAATCCTGCTTTCCTTGCCCACTATCTTGGGTCGGACGGTACAGGCAGCAAGCACGTATACCGAACCGGACTTGCCTCTGAATTGAACGGAACACCATTAACGGGTGAAGGCAAGCTCGTCCAGAACGGCCGCGAGGTGTATAAATACGCCGTAACGACTGTCCCGCAGGGAATCGAGAAGCTGCTCACAAAAAGCCGGTTACCCATTACGGCTATTGATTGGTTCATTCCGCATAGCGCTAACCTTCGGATTATTGAATCAGTCTGTGAAAAGAGCGGTATTCCATTCGAAAAAGCGCTGTACAGCCTGGAATACTACGGCAATACTTCCGCGGCTTCCATTCCTCTCGCTCTAGATTTGGGCATCAAAGAGGGTAAGGTCACGGCCGGTGATACGCTGCTGATTTTTGGTTTTGGCGGGGGTCTTACTCACGCGGGTTTAATCCTTCGTTGGGGATGA
- a CDS encoding peptidoglycan-binding protein, giving the protein MNLVILMLSSTVRRMMLMTGSERKRMLQGKKKHVWIILICIALFCSSTTTAFAYGKGAKGPDVYAVQGMLKSLGYYSGPITGYYGNQTQSGVKAFQSRYGLPATGNVDDQTLQSILWAYGNLKIAKKPTPTPTPPPAAPKPTPKPQVPSTTELTVDEQQMLELVNKERAAVGLSPLAVDLPLTKTARLKSQDMVDNKYFSHDSPTYGSPFDMMEKFGITYNAAGENIACNQSVQAAHEALMNSPGHKANILSKDYTHIGIGIVNGGPCGKMFTQQFIGK; this is encoded by the coding sequence GTGAATTTGGTCATTCTAATGCTATCGTCGACTGTGCGACGAATGATGCTGATGACGGGGAGTGAACGTAAACGCATGTTACAAGGTAAAAAGAAGCATGTCTGGATTATTCTAATCTGTATCGCATTGTTCTGCTCATCCACAACCACCGCTTTTGCCTATGGCAAAGGGGCTAAGGGACCTGATGTCTATGCGGTGCAGGGGATGCTGAAGTCACTTGGCTACTATAGCGGACCTATTACGGGCTACTATGGTAATCAAACCCAATCAGGTGTTAAAGCGTTTCAAAGCAGATACGGCCTTCCTGCGACTGGGAATGTGGATGATCAAACGCTGCAATCCATCCTGTGGGCTTACGGTAATTTAAAAATTGCCAAGAAGCCGACACCGACACCAACTCCTCCACCAGCTGCACCTAAGCCTACACCTAAACCGCAAGTCCCATCGACTACGGAATTAACGGTGGACGAGCAGCAAATGCTGGAATTGGTTAATAAGGAGCGCGCCGCTGTGGGACTTTCCCCACTAGCTGTTGACCTGCCGCTAACCAAAACGGCTCGACTAAAAAGCCAAGATATGGTCGATAACAAATACTTCTCCCACGATTCACCGACGTATGGTTCGCCATTCGATATGATGGAGAAATTTGGTATTACGTATAACGCGGCGGGAGAGAATATTGCTTGCAATCAAAGTGTACAAGCTGCTCACGAGGCGTTGATGAATTCTCCAGGACACAAAGCGAATATACTCAGCAAAGATTACACCCATATTGGGATCGGCATCGTAAACGGCGGTCCGTGTGGTAAAATGTTTACCCAGCAGTTTATTGGAAAATGA
- a CDS encoding glycosyltransferase family 2 protein: MQMTSIIIANYNGRSVLQDCLHSIRKHTLSPYEIIVVDNGSQDGSTELCVQEEVRFISLPFNRGFPIACNLGLTIASGDTILLLNNDTIVTTNWLDNMLQCLYSSAEIGIVGPMTNYASGKQQITEAFSSIDDMVSKMNTANPAKWEEVNRLVGFCYLFKREVLERVGMMDERFSPGHFEDDDYCYRARQAGYRLMISGDVFIYHHGSVSFQKEGDEKVKELLLQNHQKFIEKWGVDPHSFIENHS; the protein is encoded by the coding sequence ATGCAAATGACAAGCATCATCATTGCTAATTACAATGGGAGATCGGTGTTACAAGATTGTTTACATTCTATTCGTAAGCATACCTTGTCCCCTTACGAAATCATTGTAGTGGATAATGGATCTCAGGATGGATCAACGGAACTATGCGTACAAGAGGAAGTACGATTTATTTCCCTTCCTTTTAATAGGGGGTTTCCAATAGCTTGTAATTTGGGACTAACCATTGCAAGTGGAGATACAATATTGCTTTTGAATAATGACACGATTGTAACTACCAATTGGTTAGATAATATGCTGCAATGTTTATACAGCAGCGCGGAAATTGGCATTGTTGGACCTATGACAAATTATGCAAGTGGAAAACAACAAATTACAGAGGCATTTTCCTCTATAGATGACATGGTTTCAAAGATGAATACAGCTAACCCTGCCAAGTGGGAGGAAGTGAACCGTTTAGTTGGATTTTGTTATCTTTTTAAAAGAGAAGTTCTGGAGCGGGTTGGTATGATGGATGAAAGATTTTCACCAGGACATTTTGAGGATGACGATTATTGCTACCGAGCAAGGCAGGCCGGTTATAGATTGATGATTTCGGGTGACGTGTTCATTTATCATCATGGCAGTGTCAGTTTTCAAAAGGAAGGGGACGAAAAGGTCAAAGAACTTCTACTTCAAAATCATCAAAAATTTATTGAAAAATGGGGTGTCGATCCCCATAGCTTCATAGAAAATCATTCATAG